One part of the Rhodococcus oxybenzonivorans genome encodes these proteins:
- the nhaA gene encoding Na+/H+ antiporter NhaA produces the protein MAVEDNPTRLGRLSARLAGIRDGTDDDTLSAGFLLVATGLALVWANIGTTYESFWHTPITIQVGEYGISLDLKHWVNDALMTLFFFVVGLEVKRELTIGELTDRARAAVPLVAAVAGLALPAALFLALNPSGDEAAAWGVVVSTDTAFVLGALALVGPKCPARLRVFILTLAVADDIGALAIIAFFYTDNLRLGPLVLGAVGLLLIMQLRRLEVWRGVAYFIVAAGTWVAFYESGVHPTLVGVLIALILPVYPPRRREVERAGELTRAFRQSPNSEYARAAQLGVLRAVSVNERLLRFYQPYTAFLVVPIFALANAGVVVTGQTLADAVRSPLAWGIVLGLVVGKFVGITASTALFSKMRPGSLPPGLNLSQISGGSALAGIGFTISLFIVDLAIESPVLANDARVGVLTAAVIATVLGWALFRFSDWRTPPTEAIGTTLLRAVQPGRDHLRGPVDAPLTLVEYGDFECPFCTKATGSIRDVRTHFGDGLRYVFRHLPLDEVHPHARFAAHAAEAADRQGRFWEMHDHLFANSDALDEDEIYGYAAELGLDMNRFEEELRTGEYLHRVDDDELDAQTSDFRQTPTFYLGATGTDLTRHTGPFDAATLIRRLEEARDAQGD, from the coding sequence ATGGCGGTCGAGGACAATCCCACACGACTGGGGCGGTTGTCGGCACGACTTGCCGGGATTCGTGACGGCACCGACGACGACACGTTGTCGGCCGGCTTCCTGCTCGTGGCCACTGGTCTGGCGTTGGTGTGGGCGAACATCGGGACCACGTACGAGTCGTTCTGGCACACGCCGATCACCATTCAGGTCGGCGAATACGGAATCAGCCTCGACCTGAAGCACTGGGTCAACGACGCTTTGATGACGCTGTTCTTCTTCGTTGTCGGCCTCGAGGTGAAGCGGGAACTCACTATCGGTGAGCTCACCGACAGAGCGCGTGCCGCAGTGCCTCTAGTCGCCGCCGTCGCCGGTTTGGCCTTGCCGGCTGCGCTGTTCCTCGCCCTCAACCCGAGTGGCGACGAGGCCGCCGCATGGGGCGTGGTGGTGTCGACGGACACCGCGTTCGTGCTGGGTGCGCTGGCGCTCGTCGGACCGAAGTGCCCTGCGCGACTCCGCGTGTTCATCCTCACCCTCGCGGTCGCCGACGACATCGGCGCACTCGCCATCATCGCCTTCTTCTACACCGACAATCTGCGGCTCGGTCCGCTCGTGCTCGGTGCGGTGGGACTACTGCTGATCATGCAGTTGCGTCGACTGGAGGTGTGGCGTGGAGTCGCCTACTTCATCGTCGCGGCCGGCACGTGGGTGGCCTTCTACGAATCCGGTGTCCATCCCACGCTCGTGGGCGTGTTGATCGCCCTGATCCTTCCCGTGTATCCGCCCAGGCGCCGCGAGGTGGAGCGGGCGGGCGAACTCACTCGAGCGTTCCGGCAATCACCGAACTCCGAGTACGCCCGGGCAGCCCAGCTCGGTGTCCTCCGGGCTGTGTCCGTCAACGAGCGGCTCCTGCGGTTCTATCAGCCGTACACCGCCTTCCTCGTGGTGCCGATTTTCGCGCTCGCCAATGCCGGCGTGGTCGTCACCGGGCAGACCCTCGCCGACGCTGTGAGGTCGCCGCTGGCCTGGGGCATCGTGCTCGGCCTCGTGGTCGGCAAGTTCGTCGGCATCACCGCCTCCACCGCACTGTTCTCGAAAATGCGTCCGGGTAGCCTGCCACCCGGACTCAACTTGTCCCAGATCAGCGGCGGCAGCGCGTTGGCGGGCATCGGTTTCACGATCTCATTGTTCATCGTCGATCTCGCCATCGAATCGCCTGTCCTGGCGAACGACGCCCGCGTCGGCGTCCTGACGGCAGCGGTGATTGCCACCGTCCTCGGCTGGGCGCTGTTCCGGTTCTCGGACTGGCGCACTCCGCCGACCGAGGCGATCGGAACCACCCTTCTGCGGGCGGTACAGCCAGGGCGCGATCACCTACGGGGACCGGTAGACGCACCGCTCACCTTGGTGGAGTACGGCGACTTCGAGTGCCCGTTCTGCACCAAGGCCACCGGCAGCATCCGCGACGTGCGCACGCATTTCGGTGATGGACTGCGCTACGTGTTCCGGCATCTGCCTCTCGACGAGGTGCACCCGCATGCGCGTTTCGCTGCCCACGCCGCGGAGGCGGCCGACCGGCAGGGCCGGTTCTGGGAGATGCACGATCACCTGTTCGCCAACAGTGATGCCCTCGATGAGGACGAAATCTACGGGTACGCGGCGGAACTCGGCTTGGACATGAACCGGTTCGAGGAGGAACTGCGCACCGGCGAGTACCTGCACCGCGTCGACGACGACGAACTCGACGCCCAGACCAGTGACTTCCGGCAGACACCGACGTTCTATCTCGGAGCCACGGGCACCGATCTCACCCGGCACACCGGACCGTTCGACGCGGCCACGTTGATTCGCCGCCTCGAAGAGGCACGGGACGCGCAAGGCGACTGA
- a CDS encoding protein kinase domain-containing protein: MSAPQTLAARYELRTVLGRGGMADVHDGWDLRLGRPVAVKVLRPEYASIPDIRRRFEVEARMAATLNHPNVVAVHDCGEDAGVAYIVMERLPGRTLADDIARGPLPEARARAILADILAAVGAAHDCGILHRDIKPANVLFSSTGVVKVADFGIAKSADSGHTTTGQVLGTVAYLSPDRIAEKPATVADDLYAVGVVGYEALAGHRPFVGENILSLARAILAGGAPPLSEVRPDLDPGLMHTVEKAMAHDPAHRFSDAAAMRNAILGNAGRVTAPTPMGAPPRTMAFAPTTLSAAPLPPADPRRPRKTGLILAAIAAVVVAVIVGALAIASQNNDGGGSPAVAPETSSQAPTPLPTPTGTGELPVAPPVSVGVPVPVPPAQNPELPNPNGNSGNGNGNNGGNGNNKDKEKDKENGRGGN; this comes from the coding sequence ATGTCAGCGCCCCAGACCCTCGCAGCCCGGTACGAGCTGCGCACAGTGCTGGGCCGAGGGGGGATGGCCGACGTCCACGACGGCTGGGACCTGCGGCTCGGACGGCCGGTCGCCGTCAAGGTGCTGCGTCCCGAGTATGCGTCCATTCCCGACATCCGGCGACGGTTCGAGGTGGAAGCTCGGATGGCGGCCACGTTGAACCATCCGAACGTGGTAGCCGTTCACGACTGCGGCGAGGACGCCGGCGTTGCGTACATCGTGATGGAACGGTTACCCGGACGCACCCTCGCCGACGACATCGCTCGAGGCCCACTTCCGGAGGCCCGAGCACGCGCAATTCTCGCCGACATACTCGCCGCCGTCGGCGCTGCCCACGACTGTGGGATCTTGCACCGCGACATCAAACCGGCCAACGTGCTGTTCAGTAGCACGGGTGTCGTGAAGGTCGCCGACTTCGGCATTGCCAAGAGCGCAGACAGTGGCCACACCACAACGGGTCAGGTGCTGGGAACCGTCGCGTATTTGAGCCCGGATCGCATCGCGGAGAAACCGGCAACGGTCGCCGACGACCTCTACGCGGTGGGTGTTGTCGGCTACGAAGCTCTCGCCGGACACCGCCCGTTCGTCGGCGAGAACATTCTGTCGTTGGCCCGCGCGATCCTGGCAGGCGGCGCTCCCCCGCTGTCCGAGGTGCGACCGGACCTCGACCCCGGGTTAATGCATACCGTCGAGAAGGCGATGGCGCACGATCCTGCGCACCGGTTCAGCGACGCCGCGGCCATGCGCAACGCAATTCTGGGCAATGCGGGGCGGGTAACGGCACCCACTCCGATGGGCGCGCCACCTCGAACCATGGCGTTCGCGCCTACCACTCTGTCTGCGGCCCCACTCCCCCCGGCCGATCCCCGTCGGCCACGGAAGACGGGGCTGATCCTGGCAGCTATCGCCGCTGTCGTGGTAGCAGTGATCGTGGGCGCCCTGGCGATCGCCTCGCAGAACAACGACGGTGGCGGAAGCCCCGCTGTGGCACCGGAAACGTCGAGTCAGGCTCCTACACCCCTGCCGACGCCCACCGGCACCGGAGAACTTCCGGTCGCACCGCCAGTGTCGGTCGGCGTTCCCGTTCCTGTCCCACCGGCGCAGAATCCCGAACTGCCGAACCCGAACGGCAACAGCGGCAATGGGAACGGAAACAACGGCGGGAACGGAAATAACAAGGACAAGGAGAAGGACAAGGAAAACGGGCGCGGGGGAAACTGA
- a CDS encoding alpha/beta fold hydrolase, which produces MLVSGAIAAADTWSAVSDPSGALVPSGPAVYPQVAAFAQVCAYDRPGSARIDDTFTPSTPIPQPTTPRNAVADLHALLTAADVPGPYVLARWSMGGPIARVYAGTHSSDVSGLVLVDGTSEYLQAELTPTEFGTFLQMSAKDEQAVVAQWSDVERFDLAAAFAELRAAPPVPDIPVIVLSADEFDANAIRARLPADAPPDYPEVFWRAQLASQNALAGLFPRVEHVGHQQRAQHSQPITGLIVGAIRDLVAEAEET; this is translated from the coding sequence GTGCTCGTCTCCGGTGCCATCGCGGCGGCAGACACCTGGAGTGCGGTGTCCGACCCTTCCGGCGCTCTAGTGCCGAGCGGGCCTGCGGTATACCCGCAGGTGGCCGCCTTCGCCCAGGTCTGTGCGTACGACCGCCCCGGCTCCGCCCGGATAGATGACACGTTCACACCATCCACCCCGATACCACAGCCGACCACACCGCGCAACGCTGTCGCCGACCTGCACGCACTCCTGACCGCGGCCGATGTGCCAGGGCCGTATGTGTTGGCGCGATGGTCCATGGGTGGGCCGATCGCCCGTGTCTACGCGGGTACCCATTCTTCCGACGTGTCGGGCCTGGTCCTCGTCGACGGCACGTCGGAGTACCTCCAGGCCGAGTTGACTCCTACCGAGTTCGGGACATTCCTCCAGATGAGCGCGAAGGACGAGCAGGCGGTAGTGGCCCAATGGTCAGACGTGGAACGATTCGACCTCGCGGCCGCCTTCGCCGAACTTCGAGCTGCCCCGCCGGTGCCGGACATTCCGGTAATCGTCCTCAGCGCAGACGAGTTCGACGCAAACGCCATCCGTGCCCGCCTGCCCGCCGATGCGCCACCGGACTATCCCGAAGTGTTCTGGCGGGCGCAACTGGCGTCGCAGAATGCGCTCGCCGGCCTCTTTCCCCGAGTCGAACACGTCGGACACCAACAGCGAGCACAACATTCACAACCAATCACTGGCCTGATAGTTGGCGCCATCCGCGACCTCGTCGCAGAGGCCGAGGAGACTTAG
- a CDS encoding amphi-Trp domain-containing protein: MPKLEIKRTSELTRKEVSDRLIALGEALASGSEVELGSGGDSITIDVADQVRWELEIEVEGDQIELEIEISWRDGPSGNQEVEEASAESETEVPAKPARRGRPRKAAAK; encoded by the coding sequence GTGCCCAAGTTGGAGATCAAGCGGACGTCCGAGCTCACTCGGAAGGAGGTGTCCGACAGACTCATCGCGCTCGGTGAGGCCCTCGCCAGTGGCTCCGAGGTGGAACTGGGATCGGGTGGCGACTCGATCACCATCGACGTGGCCGACCAGGTTCGCTGGGAGCTGGAGATCGAGGTCGAAGGTGACCAGATCGAGTTGGAGATCGAAATCAGTTGGCGCGATGGCCCGTCCGGAAACCAGGAGGTCGAGGAGGCTTCAGCCGAATCGGAGACCGAGGTCCCGGCCAAGCCCGCCCGTCGGGGACGACCGCGCAAGGCTGCGGCCAAGTAG
- a CDS encoding zinc ribbon domain-containing protein — protein MSRLWQPATFDAIAAGRDSSGRKLPMQGHVAAARLGWNPTYPPGVYVPSRVTRVVTSQVVGTLRTLAYRDHAIGSLSARFDPATGRLAPPTAAGECVPSGFARGVVRQLAARARRAGSASHERVRITDVQTPPRTSVMARLSAADRQLSQITVADGVMTLTVKLPTTAAPTGRAHWRRVRLIAAIPPHLQGRAITHWHLPTLVLDRRGLLLRCAATEHVPTADLNAATTAVGVDWSPATLGAAAIVTESPDGLVSDYRGFTYDDRGLGIRLARLQAEGQHLHRKAARLTRLAATAPPEVRTELEQKIAVLDAHRTAIGVKRGKINRELAFHFGREVTDYAAAAGAKVIGVEDLSTLETRGHGRVNNNRAAQSARRKAVDALAHTAAGVGVTVVSVPARGTSALCPGCNDKLSRPGGYHRAWCARCKVGGNRDHVAGVNLAKRALLGRSTAIRKRGQNPQIRIAEHAPVRQCRDKTSPTPSRPRHRRVRRSVPTATPQGGESDKNRSCTSSVGVGHGQTCTSIACCYG, from the coding sequence GTGTCACGGTTGTGGCAACCGGCCACCTTCGATGCCATCGCCGCCGGACGTGACAGTTCGGGCCGGAAGCTCCCGATGCAGGGGCATGTCGCTGCGGCGCGTCTGGGGTGGAACCCGACCTATCCCCCCGGGGTGTACGTGCCCTCGCGGGTGACCCGGGTGGTCACCTCCCAGGTTGTCGGCACGCTTCGTACCTTGGCGTACCGGGACCACGCCATCGGGTCGCTGTCGGCCAGGTTCGACCCGGCTACCGGCCGACTGGCACCGCCGACTGCTGCCGGCGAGTGTGTGCCGTCCGGTTTCGCGCGCGGCGTGGTACGGCAACTCGCAGCGCGCGCCCGCCGGGCCGGAAGTGCGAGCCATGAACGCGTGCGGATCACCGATGTGCAGACACCGCCGCGAACGTCGGTGATGGCCAGGCTTTCCGCCGCCGATCGACAACTCTCGCAGATCACCGTCGCAGACGGTGTCATGACGTTGACGGTGAAACTGCCCACCACAGCCGCCCCGACAGGTCGGGCGCACTGGCGCAGGGTCCGGTTGATCGCCGCGATCCCACCGCACCTGCAGGGGCGGGCGATCACACACTGGCATCTGCCGACCCTGGTCCTCGACCGCCGAGGTTTGCTGCTGCGCTGCGCTGCCACCGAGCACGTGCCCACCGCTGATCTGAACGCGGCAACAACCGCCGTGGGAGTGGATTGGTCACCGGCCACACTCGGAGCGGCCGCGATCGTCACCGAAAGCCCGGACGGATTGGTCTCGGACTACCGGGGCTTCACCTACGACGACCGGGGTCTGGGGATCAGGCTGGCCCGCCTGCAAGCGGAAGGCCAACACCTGCACCGCAAAGCCGCACGCCTGACGCGGCTCGCCGCGACCGCACCACCCGAGGTGCGCACCGAACTGGAACAGAAGATCGCGGTCCTCGACGCCCACCGCACCGCGATCGGTGTCAAACGGGGCAAGATCAACCGCGAACTGGCATTCCACTTCGGCCGGGAAGTGACCGACTACGCCGCCGCGGCGGGCGCGAAGGTGATCGGGGTGGAAGACCTCAGCACCCTCGAAACACGGGGGCATGGTCGGGTGAACAACAATCGGGCCGCGCAGTCCGCCCGCCGCAAAGCCGTCGACGCTCTCGCGCACACAGCCGCAGGGGTCGGTGTGACGGTGGTGTCCGTCCCGGCACGCGGCACGTCGGCGCTGTGCCCGGGCTGCAACGACAAACTCTCCCGCCCGGGCGGCTACCACCGGGCGTGGTGCGCACGGTGCAAGGTCGGCGGCAATCGTGATCACGTAGCAGGGGTGAACCTCGCCAAACGTGCACTCCTGGGGCGCAGCACAGCAATCCGCAAACGCGGACAGAACCCACAGATCCGGATCGCCGAGCATGCGCCGGTCCGGCAGTGCCGCGACAAGACCAGCCCCACCCCGAGCCGCCCGCGGCATCGCCGGGTCCGCCGCAGTGTTCCCACCGCGACACCACAGGGGGGTGAATCAGATAAGAATCGTTCCTGCACCTCGAGCGTCGGTGTGGGACACGGTCAAACCTGCACCAGCATCGCATGTTGTTACGGGTAG
- a CDS encoding DUF2252 domain-containing protein gives MSTSATRGSVAHPSRAERAQRGVDARRTTPLAALAEHVVADRGDPVSLLEKQAAGRVPDLVPLRYGRMAATAFTFYRGAAAIMADDLSRAPTTGLRTQLCGDAHLSNFGIFATPERRLAFDVNDFDETHPGPFDWDVKRLVASLAVAADENGFSAKKRRKITRACAAEYRETMTRQAQLGNLAVWYSHIEAAAGITELRDELDSAEKKRARSVLKKARRRDSVQALSKLTTVVDGTRRIISTPPLVVPIEELYAGEDLESLYRDTQRRLDAYAQTLQKDRRLLYDQFHMVQIARKVVGVGSVGTRTWIILMLGADDADPLFLQVKEAKRSVLSDYVECPSFATEGERVVYGQRLMQQASDIFLGWERGADLEGVEHDFYVRQLRDGKGSALIESQTPTVMTLYGRMCARALAYAHARGGDRIAVAAYLGDGDEFDHVMAEFADTYAEQNVRDHSALLDAIDSRRVAATTDT, from the coding sequence ATGTCGACATCCGCAACTAGGGGATCAGTGGCGCATCCGAGCCGTGCCGAACGTGCGCAACGGGGAGTGGACGCCCGCCGAACCACACCACTGGCCGCATTGGCGGAGCACGTTGTCGCCGATCGGGGCGATCCGGTGAGTCTTCTCGAGAAGCAGGCGGCGGGCCGGGTACCCGACCTCGTCCCGCTCCGGTACGGACGTATGGCGGCCACGGCGTTCACCTTCTACCGGGGTGCAGCGGCAATCATGGCAGACGACCTCTCCCGCGCCCCCACCACGGGCCTGCGCACCCAGCTCTGTGGAGACGCGCACCTGAGTAACTTCGGGATATTCGCTACCCCGGAGCGCCGGCTGGCGTTCGATGTCAACGACTTTGACGAGACACATCCCGGTCCGTTCGACTGGGACGTAAAACGCTTGGTCGCCAGCCTGGCGGTCGCGGCGGACGAGAACGGATTCAGCGCAAAGAAACGTCGGAAGATCACCCGAGCGTGCGCCGCCGAGTACCGCGAAACCATGACGCGGCAGGCGCAACTGGGGAATCTGGCGGTCTGGTACTCCCACATCGAGGCCGCGGCGGGTATCACCGAGCTCCGAGATGAACTCGACTCCGCGGAGAAGAAGCGCGCCCGCAGCGTGTTGAAGAAGGCCCGCCGCCGCGACAGCGTCCAGGCTCTGTCGAAGCTGACCACCGTCGTTGATGGCACGAGGCGCATCATCAGCACCCCGCCACTGGTAGTCCCGATCGAAGAACTGTATGCGGGCGAAGACCTCGAGTCGTTGTACCGCGACACCCAGCGGCGACTCGACGCGTACGCTCAAACGCTCCAGAAGGATCGGCGACTTCTCTACGACCAGTTCCACATGGTGCAGATCGCCCGCAAGGTGGTGGGGGTCGGCAGCGTGGGTACCCGCACCTGGATCATCCTGATGCTCGGGGCAGACGATGCTGATCCCCTGTTCCTCCAGGTCAAAGAGGCGAAACGGTCGGTGCTGTCGGATTATGTCGAGTGTCCGTCTTTCGCCACCGAGGGCGAACGAGTCGTCTACGGTCAACGACTGATGCAGCAAGCCAGCGACATCTTCCTGGGATGGGAACGCGGCGCGGATCTCGAGGGCGTCGAGCACGACTTCTACGTACGCCAGCTCCGCGACGGCAAGGGGTCGGCGCTGATCGAATCCCAGACGCCCACCGTCATGACGTTGTACGGGCGGATGTGTGCGCGGGCTCTCGCCTATGCGCATGCCCGTGGGGGTGACCGGATCGCGGTAGCGGCCTATCTCGGAGACGGTGACGAATTCGACCACGTCATGGCCGAATTCGCCGACACTTACGCCGAACAGAACGTCCGTGACCACAGTGCACTGCTCGACGCGATCGATAGTCGCCGCGTCGCCGCCACCACCGACACGTGA
- a CDS encoding MFS transporter: MSTESSPAVAAGSGLVLTVLASSQFLMTLDSSVMNVSMATVAADLDTTITGIQTAITLYTLVMATLMITGGKVGTIMGRRRAFALGLIIYGVGSLVTALSPNLAVLLIGWSLLEGIGAALIMPAIVALVAANFPAERRAAAYGLVAAAGAMAVAAGPLIGGAVTTFASWRYVFVGEVVIVVVILLVLRRINDVPPVKVRLDLVGSALSVASLGMLVFGVLRSSEWGWIEAKPGGAQLLGLSPVVWLLLGGLLVLYAFLRWETHLAHTGGEPLIDPRLLRNRQLTGGLSMFFAQFTVQAGVFFTVPLFLSVVLELNALQTGLRLIPLSIALLLAAAGIPKFWPQANPRRVVRFGLTSMIVGILFLVAGMDPGANAGVVAVPMLLMGLGLGALASQLGAVTVSAVPDSQSAEVGGLQNTATNLGASLGTALIGSVLIATLSTSIVAGIQANPDVPASVQQQATTELAGGVPFLSDTQLGAALTDASVPDSTAQDVLELNSDARLEALRVAYAVTALLAIAALFFTGRVPRIPVGAPDRGDTGPDPDGLG, translated from the coding sequence ATGAGCACGGAGAGCAGTCCCGCGGTGGCGGCGGGCTCCGGTCTGGTCCTGACAGTGCTCGCGTCCAGTCAGTTCCTGATGACACTGGACAGTTCGGTGATGAACGTGTCGATGGCCACGGTGGCAGCGGACCTCGACACCACGATCACTGGTATTCAGACGGCCATCACCCTCTACACGCTCGTCATGGCGACGCTGATGATCACCGGCGGCAAGGTGGGCACCATCATGGGGCGTCGCCGGGCGTTCGCGCTCGGCCTGATCATCTACGGTGTCGGCTCCCTCGTGACGGCGTTGTCACCCAACCTGGCGGTGTTGCTGATCGGCTGGTCCCTTCTCGAGGGCATCGGGGCGGCACTGATCATGCCCGCGATCGTCGCCCTCGTCGCTGCAAACTTTCCGGCTGAACGGCGCGCTGCCGCTTACGGTCTGGTGGCCGCGGCCGGTGCGATGGCAGTCGCCGCGGGACCTTTGATCGGTGGTGCGGTGACCACCTTCGCCTCCTGGCGGTACGTCTTCGTCGGTGAAGTGGTGATCGTTGTCGTCATCCTTCTCGTGCTGCGCCGGATCAACGACGTGCCGCCCGTGAAGGTGCGACTCGACCTCGTGGGGTCGGCACTGTCGGTGGCGAGCCTGGGCATGCTCGTGTTCGGTGTGCTGCGCTCGAGTGAGTGGGGGTGGATCGAGGCCAAACCTGGGGGAGCACAGCTTCTCGGACTGTCACCGGTGGTGTGGCTGCTCTTGGGTGGACTGCTGGTGCTCTACGCCTTCCTGCGGTGGGAAACCCATCTCGCCCACACCGGTGGTGAACCGCTGATCGATCCCCGACTGCTGCGCAATCGCCAACTTACCGGTGGGCTCAGCATGTTCTTCGCCCAGTTCACGGTGCAGGCGGGGGTGTTCTTCACCGTCCCTCTGTTTCTGTCGGTGGTGCTCGAACTCAACGCACTGCAGACCGGACTCCGCCTGATCCCACTGTCCATTGCACTCCTGCTGGCCGCCGCCGGAATCCCCAAGTTCTGGCCGCAGGCGAACCCGCGCCGCGTTGTCCGTTTCGGTCTGACGTCGATGATCGTCGGAATCTTGTTTCTCGTGGCGGGGATGGACCCCGGCGCCAACGCCGGTGTGGTGGCCGTGCCGATGTTGCTGATGGGCCTCGGACTGGGCGCCTTGGCTTCCCAGCTCGGAGCCGTCACCGTCTCCGCCGTCCCGGACTCCCAGAGCGCCGAGGTCGGGGGACTGCAGAACACGGCAACCAACCTCGGCGCATCGTTGGGTACGGCGTTGATCGGATCGGTGCTCATCGCGACCCTGAGCACTTCGATCGTGGCCGGTATTCAGGCCAATCCCGACGTGCCCGCGTCGGTGCAACAGCAGGCCACCACCGAACTGGCCGGCGGTGTCCCGTTCCTGTCCGACACGCAGCTGGGCGCGGCCTTGACGGACGCTTCGGTGCCGGACTCCACCGCTCAGGATGTGCTCGAGCTCAATTCCGACGCGCGTCTCGAGGCGCTGCGGGTCGCGTACGCAGTCACCGCGCTCCTCGCCATCGCGGCGCTGTTCTTCACAGGCCGTGTTCCTCGGATTCCCGTGGGTGCACCCGATCGTGGGGACACCGGGCCGGATCCCGACGGACTCGGATAG
- a CDS encoding plasmid pRiA4b ORF-3 family protein: MAASGSRRHLSVVPDQPVIDRPSQRSGRLDVVSYQLRIELDDVSPTIWRQFVVPSNLRLNQLHPVLQTVMGWYDSHLHAWVGGEPPASERYEMQESIDEGFADDDDELCEDDIRLDQVLVQPGDQLSYTYDFGDGWNHTIVLEQIRAGDPEPKTQCLAGARACPPENSGGPGGYADLLGVLADPSHPEHNDASAWVGSGFSPESFDPAVVDASLGGHEAVRAHGPVPDSAFAELLRHMPPRAAPQVYSMLERAHLTQRSGDYLGAQEAVTLHLRWFLQRIGPDGITLTKAGHLPPAVVAETRELPGFDGWPSTNNRENDQRPVHLLHVYTKTLGLARKYKGKLVQTKLGAEFAGNARGMWSHLLTRLPLGADRVEREAGYLVLLALAAGASPKERQSVVAEGLAALGWRASDKTVVEGLEAYWIARPTIEFLMLTGAIGEGYGVHDTSDPEWGRLLARMVLSV, encoded by the coding sequence ATGGCAGCTTCGGGCTCACGCAGACACCTCTCCGTCGTTCCCGACCAGCCGGTCATCGACCGGCCTTCGCAGCGCTCGGGACGACTCGACGTCGTGAGCTACCAGCTGCGCATCGAGCTCGACGACGTGTCGCCCACCATCTGGCGGCAGTTCGTCGTCCCGTCGAATCTGCGGCTCAACCAGCTGCATCCAGTGCTTCAGACGGTGATGGGGTGGTACGACAGCCACCTGCACGCGTGGGTCGGTGGGGAGCCGCCCGCATCCGAGCGGTACGAGATGCAGGAGAGCATCGACGAGGGCTTCGCCGACGATGACGACGAGTTGTGCGAGGACGACATCCGGCTGGACCAGGTGCTGGTGCAGCCGGGCGACCAGTTGTCGTATACCTACGACTTCGGGGACGGCTGGAACCATACGATCGTCCTGGAGCAAATCCGGGCCGGTGATCCTGAGCCGAAAACGCAGTGCCTCGCCGGTGCCCGGGCGTGCCCTCCCGAGAATTCGGGCGGACCCGGTGGCTACGCCGATCTGCTGGGGGTGCTGGCCGACCCGAGCCATCCCGAGCACAACGACGCGAGCGCGTGGGTGGGTTCGGGATTCTCGCCCGAGTCTTTCGACCCCGCTGTCGTCGATGCGAGTCTGGGAGGACACGAGGCGGTCCGGGCGCACGGCCCGGTGCCGGACTCGGCATTTGCAGAGTTGCTCCGCCACATGCCGCCTCGCGCTGCGCCGCAGGTCTATTCGATGCTCGAACGTGCCCACCTGACCCAACGATCGGGTGACTACCTCGGCGCGCAGGAGGCGGTGACACTGCACCTGCGCTGGTTCCTGCAGCGCATCGGACCCGACGGCATCACCCTGACGAAGGCCGGTCACCTCCCGCCGGCCGTGGTGGCCGAGACCCGGGAACTACCGGGATTCGACGGTTGGCCGTCGACCAACAACCGCGAGAACGACCAGCGGCCGGTGCACCTGCTGCACGTGTACACGAAGACACTCGGGTTGGCGCGCAAGTACAAGGGCAAGCTGGTGCAGACCAAGCTGGGGGCCGAGTTTGCGGGCAACGCGCGCGGAATGTGGAGCCACCTCCTCACCCGATTGCCCCTCGGCGCCGATCGGGTGGAGCGGGAGGCCGGATACCTGGTGCTCCTCGCCCTCGCCGCCGGTGCGTCACCCAAGGAACGTCAGAGCGTGGTCGCCGAGGGACTCGCCGCCCTCGGGTGGCGGGCGAGCGACAAAACCGTGGTCGAGGGGCTGGAGGCCTACTGGATCGCTCGGCCGACCATCGAGTTCCTCATGCTCACCGGTGCGATCGGCGAAGGTTACGGGGTGCACGACACCAGCGACCCGGAGTGGGGTCGACTCCTCGCGCGCATGGTGTTGTCGGTGTGA